A section of the Microbacterium forte genome encodes:
- a CDS encoding LysR family transcriptional regulator, translated as MISLVQLECFIAVAEELHFGAAATRLKMTQPPLSRQIQQLERELSTRLFDRTSRRVALTQAGRALLPNARRLLDLAAKAVSDVRSVGEGAAGTVTIAYTAMAGQAVVPDLLRRASAELPGVTLLLRELVSLDQVEELEKGTVDIGLMRPLLARPQISSRAVYRERLSVALPSDSALAQRGEPLKLIDLKDESLLMYSPSGARYFHDLLLSMFVASGVHPHIVQYAGQVPALLAMVSAGIGFTLVPESAERISPDSVTLLPISDADPSSRVNSVELDIAWNAESHNPLVERLLSLVDEVDDSA; from the coding sequence ATGATCTCGCTGGTACAGCTCGAATGCTTCATCGCCGTGGCCGAAGAACTGCACTTCGGGGCGGCGGCGACACGGCTGAAGATGACCCAGCCGCCACTCAGTCGTCAGATCCAGCAGCTGGAGCGCGAGCTCTCGACCAGGCTGTTCGACCGCACCAGTCGTCGCGTGGCGCTGACCCAGGCCGGGCGCGCGCTGCTTCCCAACGCGCGCCGCCTCCTCGACCTCGCGGCGAAGGCCGTCTCGGATGTGCGCTCCGTCGGCGAGGGCGCGGCCGGCACCGTCACTATCGCATACACGGCGATGGCGGGCCAGGCGGTCGTGCCCGATCTGCTGCGCCGCGCGTCAGCCGAACTGCCCGGCGTCACGCTGCTGCTGCGCGAGCTCGTCTCCCTCGACCAGGTGGAGGAGCTCGAGAAGGGCACGGTCGACATCGGCCTGATGCGGCCGCTGCTCGCCCGACCGCAGATCAGCAGTCGCGCGGTCTACCGCGAGCGCCTGTCGGTGGCTCTTCCGAGCGATTCGGCCCTCGCGCAGCGCGGCGAGCCGCTGAAGCTCATCGACCTCAAAGACGAGTCGCTGCTCATGTACTCGCCGAGCGGCGCACGGTACTTCCACGACCTGCTGCTGTCGATGTTCGTGGCGAGCGGGGTGCATCCGCACATCGTGCAGTACGCCGGGCAGGTGCCCGCGCTGCTCGCGATGGTGAGCGCCGGCATCGGGTTCACGCTGGTGCCGGAGTCGGCCGAGCGGATCTCCCCCGACTCGGTGACGCTGCTGCCGATCAGCGACGCCGATCCGTCGTCGCGGGTGAACAGCGTCGAACTCGACATCGCGTGGAACGCGGAGTCTCACAATCCGCTCGTCGAACGACTGCTGAGCCTGGTCGACGAGGTGGATGACTCCGCGTGA
- a CDS encoding extracellular solute-binding protein codes for MVDIRKKRWSLLGIAAVAAVTLTGCAGGSTETDGGSSDGGSDATLIVYTNSNSDGRGEWITEKAADAGIDIEIVGLGGADLTNRIIAEKNNPVGDVVFGLNNMFFEQLKAEEAITAYEPEWSGEVPADAGDPADGAFWPLVEQAIVTVYDENTTTDAPSEEEDLWTEEYAGRYEVNPALGQATPQLVLASILSRHLDEDGDLGVSDEGWELVEAYYANGSPAVEGTDLYARITRDEIDYGVLPSSGIAARDEEYGTKTGMIVPDYGVPYVTEQIAQINGTGNEAKAQEFIDWFGSAEVQGEFAAEFNSMPVNEGAVEQANPEVVELMGTLDRQDIDFGFVSENLGAWVEKVTLEYIG; via the coding sequence ATGGTCGACATCCGAAAGAAGCGCTGGTCTCTCCTGGGAATCGCTGCGGTGGCGGCCGTGACCCTGACCGGCTGCGCAGGCGGCAGCACCGAGACCGACGGCGGCTCGAGCGACGGCGGGTCGGATGCGACCCTCATCGTCTACACCAACTCGAACAGCGACGGCCGCGGTGAGTGGATCACCGAGAAGGCAGCAGATGCCGGCATCGACATCGAGATCGTGGGCCTCGGCGGCGCCGACCTCACCAACCGCATCATCGCCGAGAAGAACAACCCGGTCGGCGATGTGGTGTTCGGTCTGAACAACATGTTCTTCGAACAGCTCAAGGCCGAAGAGGCGATCACCGCCTACGAGCCCGAGTGGAGCGGAGAGGTTCCCGCCGACGCGGGCGACCCGGCCGACGGCGCCTTCTGGCCGCTCGTCGAGCAGGCCATCGTCACGGTCTACGACGAGAACACGACCACCGACGCCCCCTCCGAGGAGGAGGACCTCTGGACCGAGGAGTACGCCGGCCGCTACGAGGTCAACCCGGCACTGGGCCAGGCCACCCCGCAGCTCGTGCTCGCCAGCATCCTGTCCCGTCACCTCGATGAGGACGGCGACCTGGGCGTCAGCGACGAGGGCTGGGAGCTCGTCGAGGCGTACTACGCCAACGGCTCGCCCGCGGTCGAGGGCACCGACCTCTATGCCCGCATCACGCGTGACGAGATCGACTACGGCGTGCTCCCCTCGAGCGGCATCGCCGCCCGTGACGAGGAGTACGGCACCAAGACCGGCATGATCGTTCCCGACTACGGCGTGCCGTACGTCACCGAGCAGATCGCGCAGATCAACGGAACCGGCAACGAGGCCAAGGCGCAGGAGTTCATCGACTGGTTCGGCAGTGCCGAGGTGCAGGGCGAGTTCGCCGCCGAGTTCAACTCGATGCCCGTCAACGAGGGCGCGGTCGAGCAGGCCAACCCCGAGGTCGTCGAGCTCATGGGCACCCTCGACCGTCAGGACATCGACTTCGGCTTCGTGAGCGAGAACCTCGGAGCGTGGGTCGAGAAGGTCACGCTCGAGTACATCGGCTGA
- a CDS encoding ABC transporter ATP-binding protein, whose translation MIRFEDVEVAFGDHHAVSHLDLEIQEGEFFTLLGPSGCGKTTALRTLAGFVEPTGGRILIGGRDVTRVPSEKRGVGMVFQNYALFPSMNVRENIAFGLSVQKTSKADQRRRVDEIADRTGLAQSQLEKNVSELSGGQQQRVAIARALALTPSILLLDEPLSNLDAKLRVQLREQLKELQREVGVTTVYVTHDQEEALTLSDRIAVLDAGTLQQVGTPEEIYDRSATPFVCRFIGENNRLSPAQITSLGGGLDATAESYVRPEKLHLAEAHEVSAASASLDGTIVDRTYHGSHSVYTVTAEDAALRVSVPAAASARQWNPGDAVRVDVDPRWILQYPAA comes from the coding sequence ATGATCCGTTTCGAAGATGTCGAGGTCGCGTTCGGCGATCACCATGCGGTCTCGCACCTCGATCTGGAGATCCAGGAGGGTGAGTTCTTCACCCTCCTGGGTCCGTCCGGATGCGGCAAGACCACGGCCCTCCGCACACTCGCCGGATTCGTCGAGCCGACCGGCGGGCGCATCCTGATCGGCGGGCGCGATGTCACGCGCGTGCCGAGCGAGAAGCGAGGCGTGGGCATGGTGTTCCAGAACTACGCGCTGTTCCCGAGCATGAACGTGCGCGAGAACATCGCGTTCGGCCTCTCTGTCCAGAAGACGTCGAAGGCCGACCAGCGCCGCCGCGTCGACGAGATCGCCGACCGCACCGGGCTCGCGCAGTCGCAGCTCGAGAAGAACGTGTCGGAGCTCTCAGGCGGGCAGCAGCAGCGCGTGGCGATCGCCCGCGCGCTCGCGCTGACCCCCAGCATCCTGCTGCTCGATGAGCCGCTGTCGAACCTCGACGCGAAGCTGCGCGTGCAGCTGCGTGAGCAGCTGAAAGAGCTGCAGCGCGAGGTCGGCGTGACCACGGTCTACGTCACCCACGATCAAGAAGAGGCGCTCACCCTCAGCGACCGCATCGCCGTGCTCGACGCCGGCACGCTGCAGCAGGTCGGCACTCCCGAGGAGATCTACGACCGCAGCGCGACGCCGTTCGTCTGCCGGTTCATCGGCGAGAACAACCGTCTCAGCCCGGCGCAGATCACGAGCCTCGGCGGCGGACTGGATGCCACGGCAGAGAGCTATGTGCGGCCCGAGAAGCTACACCTCGCCGAGGCCCACGAGGTCTCCGCGGCATCCGCCTCCCTCGATGGCACCATCGTCGACCGCACGTACCACGGCAGCCACAGCGTCTACACGGTGACGGCCGAGGATGCCGCGCTGCGCGTCAGCGTTCCCGCCGCGGCGAGCGCCCGCCAGTGGAACCCGGGCGACGCGGTGCGCGTCGACGTCGACCCCCGCTGGATCCTGCAGTACCCGGCGGCGTGA
- a CDS encoding ABC transporter ATP-binding protein has product MPNDVAATADESARLGESVNPTPSGQRAARDDILRVEDLRVAYRIGDREVDAVRGVDLSVGRGEVVAIVGESGSGKSTVAQSIMNLLAPNAEVVSGRIEFEGEDLIPLSERRWRSIRGRLIGLVPQDPALSLNPVRRVGVQVAEPLLVHGLATKHDAHDRAIELLEMAGLTYPAERAKQYPHQFSGGMKQRALIAGALAAQPSLIIADEPTSALDVTVQKQILDHLANLTRELGTAILLITHDLGMAAERADRVIVMKQGEIVDSGPAEQVMNAPTHEYTRKLIAAAPRLSAHERRTASTTARIEFGGEPIVRVTELTKIFPLPKGAGDRRTLTAVDAVSLEVRRGETLAVVGESGSGKSTLARLVLRLEEPTSGSISFAGEDITHLKGEKLRQLRRRFQMVYQSPFDSLNPRMTIEQLITEPLLSFGEGDRQSRSKRALELSEQVALPDGMLGRFPDELSGGQRQRVAIARALALDPEFLVLDEAVSALDVSVQAQILALLDELQRERELTYLFITHDLGVVAETADRVAVLKNGKLVECGDATQIFTAPQEEYTRMLIEAVPAFSA; this is encoded by the coding sequence ATGCCGAACGACGTCGCCGCGACCGCCGATGAGTCCGCTCGACTCGGCGAGTCCGTGAACCCGACGCCCAGCGGGCAACGCGCCGCGCGTGACGACATCCTGCGTGTCGAAGACCTGCGCGTCGCCTACCGGATCGGCGACCGAGAGGTCGATGCGGTGCGGGGCGTCGACCTGAGCGTGGGTCGCGGCGAGGTGGTCGCGATCGTGGGCGAGTCGGGCTCGGGCAAGAGCACCGTCGCGCAGTCGATCATGAATCTTCTCGCTCCGAACGCCGAAGTGGTGAGCGGGCGCATCGAGTTCGAGGGCGAAGACCTCATCCCACTGAGCGAGCGCCGCTGGCGCAGCATCCGCGGACGCCTGATCGGGCTGGTGCCGCAGGATCCGGCACTGTCTCTCAATCCCGTGCGGCGCGTGGGCGTGCAGGTGGCGGAGCCGCTGCTCGTGCACGGACTCGCGACGAAGCACGACGCCCACGATCGCGCGATCGAACTGCTCGAGATGGCGGGGCTGACGTATCCGGCCGAGCGGGCGAAGCAGTACCCGCATCAGTTCTCGGGTGGCATGAAGCAGCGCGCGCTGATCGCGGGAGCACTGGCCGCGCAGCCGAGCCTGATCATCGCCGATGAGCCCACGAGCGCGCTCGATGTGACGGTGCAGAAGCAGATCCTCGACCATCTCGCGAACCTGACCCGAGAACTCGGAACGGCGATCCTGCTCATCACCCACGATCTGGGGATGGCGGCCGAACGGGCCGACCGGGTCATCGTCATGAAGCAGGGCGAGATCGTCGACTCGGGGCCCGCAGAGCAGGTGATGAACGCTCCGACGCACGAGTACACGCGCAAGCTCATCGCCGCAGCGCCCCGGTTGAGCGCGCACGAGCGGCGGACCGCATCGACCACGGCCCGCATCGAGTTCGGCGGCGAGCCGATCGTGCGGGTGACCGAGCTGACCAAGATCTTCCCGCTGCCCAAGGGCGCAGGCGACCGCCGCACACTCACGGCCGTCGACGCCGTCTCACTCGAGGTGCGCCGCGGCGAGACGCTCGCCGTCGTGGGCGAATCCGGATCGGGCAAGAGCACGCTCGCGCGACTCGTGCTGCGCCTCGAGGAGCCGACGTCGGGATCGATCTCCTTCGCCGGCGAGGACATCACGCACCTCAAGGGCGAGAAGCTGCGTCAGCTGCGGCGGCGGTTCCAGATGGTCTACCAGAGCCCGTTCGACTCGCTGAACCCGCGCATGACGATCGAGCAGCTCATCACCGAGCCGCTGCTGTCGTTCGGCGAGGGCGATCGACAGTCACGATCGAAGCGCGCTCTCGAGCTGTCGGAGCAGGTCGCTCTCCCCGACGGGATGCTCGGCCGCTTCCCCGACGAGCTCTCCGGCGGCCAGCGACAGCGCGTGGCGATCGCCCGCGCCCTCGCGCTCGACCCCGAGTTCCTCGTGCTCGATGAGGCGGTCTCGGCGCTCGACGTGTCGGTGCAGGCGCAGATCCTCGCCCTGCTCGACGAGCTGCAGCGCGAGCGCGAGCTGACCTACCTCTTCATCACGCACGACCTCGGAGTCGTCGCCGAGACGGCCGACCGCGTCGCCGTTCTCAAGAACGGAAAGCTCGTCGAGTGCGGTGACGCGACGCAGATCTTCACGGCTCCGCAGGAGGAGTACACCCGGATGCTGATCGAGGCCGTGCCCGCGTTCTCCGCCTGA